Proteins encoded within one genomic window of Candidatus Binataceae bacterium:
- a CDS encoding maleylacetate reductase, whose protein sequence is MIPFVYQSLPARVVFGVGSLGKLPEEIARMGAERALILSTPEQRRDAIELTRRLGKRAAGIFDRALMHVPLETANAARVEAERIGADCCVTIGGGSTTGLAKAIALVSDLPILAIPTTYAGSEMTPIWGLTEDGIKKTGRDPRVLPKTVIYDPLLTITMTPALSGASGINAIAHCVEALYAEDRNPIISIIAEEGIRALAKSLPIVAREPSNIGARSDALYGAWLGGTSLGAVGMALHHKLCHTLGGTFNLPHAETHTLILPQVVAYNAVAIPEAMARVAAALGTKSAAAGLYDLGVAVGAKMSLRDFGIQASDLDRAADLAVQNPYYNPRPISRERIRVLLDNAYHGRRPEA, encoded by the coding sequence ATGATACCTTTTGTCTATCAATCGCTGCCGGCTCGTGTGGTTTTTGGTGTCGGCTCGCTCGGCAAATTACCCGAGGAGATCGCGCGAATGGGCGCGGAGCGCGCGCTCATTCTCTCCACCCCGGAGCAGCGCCGCGATGCAATAGAATTGACGCGGCGCCTCGGTAAACGAGCGGCGGGGATATTCGATCGCGCGCTGATGCACGTGCCGCTCGAAACGGCGAATGCCGCTCGGGTTGAGGCCGAGCGAATCGGCGCCGATTGTTGTGTGACGATCGGCGGCGGTTCGACGACCGGGCTTGCCAAGGCGATTGCGCTGGTGTCGGATCTGCCGATTCTCGCAATACCTACTACATATGCGGGTTCCGAGATGACGCCGATTTGGGGCCTCACCGAAGATGGCATCAAGAAGACGGGCCGCGATCCGCGCGTGCTGCCCAAGACCGTCATTTATGATCCGCTACTTACTATCACGATGACGCCGGCTCTTTCCGGCGCCAGCGGCATCAATGCAATCGCGCACTGCGTCGAAGCGCTCTACGCCGAAGATCGTAATCCGATCATCTCGATAATTGCCGAAGAAGGAATTCGGGCGCTGGCAAAGAGTCTTCCGATTGTCGCGCGCGAGCCGAGCAACATCGGTGCCCGAAGCGACGCGCTCTATGGAGCGTGGCTCGGCGGAACCTCACTTGGAGCGGTAGGTATGGCGTTGCATCACAAGCTCTGCCATACGCTCGGTGGAACGTTCAACCTGCCGCACGCCGAAACCCATACGCTGATTCTTCCTCAAGTTGTCGCTTACAACGCCGTTGCGATACCGGAAGCGATGGCAAGAGTCGCAGCGGCCCTCGGGACAAAAAGCGCAGCCGCCGGCTTGTACGACCTCGGCGTCGCAGTCGGGGCGAAAATGTCGCTCCGCGATTTTGGAATACAGGCAAGCGACCTCGATCGGGCCGCTGATCTCGCAGTGCAGAATCCGTACTACAATCCTCGTCCAATTTCGCGAGAAAGAATTCGAGTGCTTCTGGACAATGCCTATCACGGTCGCAGGCCCGAGGCTTGA
- a CDS encoding aldehyde dehydrogenase family protein: MILQTRLFIGGEFVDALDGGRIESLSPHDNSRLALVAEARANDIDRAVDAAQKAFPAWRDMAAADRGRLLLRLADAIEAHTNELAEVESLDTGHPIRDALGLDVPRTAATFRYFGGMADKLQGTVVPVEQGFLNYVLREPIGVVGQIVPWNFPIMFTSWKMGPALAAGNCVVLKPAELTPLSSLKIAELIREVGFPPGVVNIVPGYGPIAGQYLASHPGVQKIAFTGSTATGKKIVEASAGNLKRVQLELGGKGANIVFADVDLPSAIGGSAFAIFHNQGQACIAGSRLLLHEKIADQFLDGFLKLAASIRIGDPLDPTTEMGPLTSTMHRDRVLGYCKVARDEGGEVLLGGKAPSGAAYDRGCYVMPTVVRARPGDRVCREEVFGPFVTVTTFNDEEEVIAIANSTVYGLGGGLWTRDLSRAHRVARAMISGMVWINCYKRANPGSPFGGVRSSGYGRDMGFEAITDYTSAKSIWVNVDAKIPPFYRR; encoded by the coding sequence ATGATTCTTCAGACCCGGCTCTTCATCGGCGGCGAATTTGTTGACGCGCTCGACGGCGGCAGGATTGAAAGCCTGAGTCCGCATGACAACTCGCGGCTCGCACTGGTGGCCGAAGCGCGTGCCAACGATATCGATCGCGCAGTAGATGCGGCGCAGAAAGCATTTCCGGCGTGGCGCGACATGGCAGCCGCCGATCGCGGCCGACTGCTGCTGCGCCTTGCTGACGCGATAGAAGCTCATACGAATGAACTTGCGGAAGTAGAGTCTCTTGATACCGGCCATCCGATTCGCGACGCGCTCGGACTCGATGTTCCACGCACGGCGGCAACCTTTCGCTATTTCGGCGGCATGGCCGATAAGCTTCAGGGAACTGTAGTTCCAGTTGAGCAGGGATTCCTCAACTATGTATTGCGGGAACCGATCGGAGTAGTTGGGCAGATCGTGCCGTGGAACTTCCCGATCATGTTCACGAGCTGGAAAATGGGCCCGGCGCTCGCCGCGGGCAATTGTGTAGTGCTCAAACCCGCCGAGTTGACGCCGCTCAGCTCACTGAAAATCGCTGAACTCATCCGCGAGGTCGGATTCCCGCCGGGAGTCGTAAATATTGTCCCCGGATACGGTCCAATCGCCGGACAATATCTCGCTTCCCATCCAGGTGTGCAAAAGATTGCGTTTACCGGTTCGACTGCGACTGGAAAGAAGATCGTTGAAGCTTCGGCCGGTAATCTGAAGCGCGTGCAACTCGAGCTTGGTGGCAAGGGCGCTAATATTGTTTTCGCTGATGTCGATTTGCCCTCGGCGATCGGCGGTAGCGCCTTTGCTATCTTCCATAACCAGGGACAGGCCTGCATCGCGGGCTCGCGCCTGCTGCTGCACGAAAAGATCGCCGATCAATTCCTCGACGGATTTCTCAAACTCGCGGCGTCGATTCGTATCGGCGACCCCTTAGACCCCACTACCGAGATGGGACCGCTCACTTCGACGATGCATCGTGATCGAGTACTGGGATACTGCAAAGTAGCACGCGATGAAGGTGGCGAAGTCCTTCTCGGCGGCAAGGCTCCATCGGGAGCGGCATACGATCGCGGCTGTTACGTGATGCCGACAGTAGTGCGCGCGCGCCCGGGTGATCGCGTTTGCCGGGAAGAAGTATTTGGCCCGTTCGTGACGGTCACTACATTCAACGACGAAGAAGAAGTTATCGCGATCGCGAACAGTACCGTCTACGGACTCGGCGGCGGTCTGTGGACCCGCGATCTCAGTCGCGCGCATCGGGTGGCTCGCGCGATGATAAGTGGCATGGTCTGGATCAATTGCTACAAGCGTGCGAATCCTGGGTCACCATTCGGCGGGGTGCGTAGTTCGGGATACGGCCGTGACATGGGTTTCGAAGCAATCACTGACTATACCAGCGCCAAGTCCATCTGGGTAAACGTGGACGCGAAGATCCCACCATTTTACCGGCGCTGA
- a CDS encoding LLM class flavin-dependent oxidoreductase encodes MKIGGFYEHQLPRPWAPDSEHRLLKNAIEQVELADRWGYDYVWATEHHFLEEYAHSSAPEIFLAACAARTKNVRIGHGIVQMPPYINHPARVAERIATLDLISDGRCDFGTGEGACEVELGGFNVAQEDKRTQWMEGLQAVTRMLVEEPFTGIEGKFIKAASRNVVPKPLQKPHPPLWLACSRRETILLAARLGLGALTFAFVSPEESRQWVRDYYATIENECEPVGYAINPNIAMACPFLCDRDEQMVRGVAAENHGFFMYGLGHYAFFGQHEPGKTNLWESYKNQASKPVVNDPLASGAGAQNCVGTPEQIRSALLSFEASGVDQVLFLSQAGKIPHELLSSSIDLFGREVLPEIKERDARRQREKAALVERLSEKAMKRKARIEIPPGYPTVVRAAGHH; translated from the coding sequence GTGAAGATTGGCGGGTTCTACGAACATCAACTGCCGCGGCCATGGGCGCCGGATTCGGAACATCGCCTGCTCAAGAATGCCATCGAGCAGGTCGAGCTCGCCGATCGATGGGGCTACGACTATGTGTGGGCGACCGAGCATCATTTCCTCGAGGAGTATGCGCACTCGTCGGCACCCGAGATTTTTCTTGCCGCCTGTGCGGCGCGCACGAAAAATGTTCGAATCGGTCACGGCATCGTGCAGATGCCGCCCTACATCAACCATCCCGCGCGTGTTGCGGAACGAATCGCGACGCTCGACCTGATAAGCGACGGCCGCTGCGATTTCGGCACGGGCGAAGGTGCATGCGAGGTCGAGCTCGGCGGATTCAACGTCGCGCAGGAAGACAAGCGCACGCAGTGGATGGAAGGTCTGCAGGCCGTCACCCGGATGCTGGTCGAGGAGCCGTTCACCGGCATCGAGGGCAAATTCATCAAGGCCGCCTCGCGCAACGTCGTACCCAAGCCGCTGCAGAAGCCGCATCCGCCGCTCTGGCTTGCGTGCTCGCGGCGCGAGACGATTCTGCTGGCGGCACGCCTCGGACTTGGCGCGCTGACGTTCGCGTTCGTGTCGCCCGAGGAATCGCGCCAGTGGGTTCGCGATTACTACGCGACGATCGAGAACGAATGCGAGCCGGTTGGCTACGCCATCAATCCGAATATTGCGATGGCGTGCCCGTTCCTTTGCGATCGCGATGAGCAGATGGTGCGCGGCGTGGCCGCTGAGAATCACGGCTTCTTCATGTACGGCCTCGGGCACTATGCATTCTTCGGTCAGCATGAGCCCGGCAAGACCAACTTGTGGGAGAGCTACAAGAACCAGGCGTCAAAGCCGGTAGTAAACGATCCACTCGCCTCCGGAGCCGGCGCACAGAACTGCGTCGGCACCCCTGAGCAGATACGCAGTGCGCTTCTGAGTTTTGAGGCATCCGGAGTTGACCAGGTGTTGTTTCTCTCTCAAGCCGGGAAAATCCCGCATGAATTGTTATCGTCGTCGATCGATCTGTTTGGCCGCGAAGTATTGCCGGAAATCAAGGAACGGGACGCGCGGCGCCAACGGGAAAAGGCCGCGCTCGTCGAGCGGCTCTCCGAAAAAGCGATGAAACGCAAAGCCAGAATCGAGATTCCGCCTGGATATCCAACCGTCGTGCGCGCCGCGGGTCATCATTAA
- a CDS encoding exodeoxyribonuclease V subunit gamma, with amino-acid sequence MDESQMLRLHYSNRLDALIDPLADAIARAQRNDPLAPVQIIVPNRVVERFIKFRVAEQIGVAANLRFPFLRSFLRRLIEEAEPELRIVEGDQLQIVIFEVLRATIGGGDGGMKPAADYIRAGAGTPADLETRAIQLSGRIASLFREYSISREAVLDAWRRGVAAPFAGSDETGQWQRELWRAIFDEHRCLRSQFVATPGDHWMMLPDAITVADPRRLGEAGRGTIHIFGLAYVGTAFARIFRRLAQVMDVEIYALNPCLEFWEDLDTSRRAVRNDWARRGVRLGAALDNSDDPFKLQDADTLALQYWGRPGREYIRLLNELTDCEFEPHFVEASEDSLLHRVQNDILLRSAQSEPVATGVGMRDDASIRFLACPSVPREVEIVANRIWSLVKRDDRGLRFHEIAVMIPELSRDLYLPHIEAVFQRLHDLPIDIVSRSYASRSRVAEAIELMLDLPLGRFSRDQMLRLMTHPAIARRGVESGSEQWPAWTRALGVYLGADDADLGNTYIRGLYHWDQALKRLALGIFMEERAGDERLFEAGESARLLPLDLPQDEIENVARMARVARGLIADAIRMRSERMPLQEWSRFLIEFIAAYVPLGDADDESVRARCLAAIESIAHHELATGPVSYEVARILARDQIATAEGEEARLSGRGVAVGSLAVLQSLPFKVIFLLGLGEGIFPERERRDPLDLRGARRMAGDVSPADRDRYLFLQTILAARERLVLSYASRDAQTGDLLEPSSAIREFREILRSYVDAETLKTLTIDHRVSKHDEKYFPELAGAIEDRPTVEGESFDSAARRGARMAALRRDLIAHCAGASLPARGATVLSRFDPELSAALRAQLRLIELPTPAAAAGTAPDELRIPISALRQFLECPLQGAARYALGMKEDESEEAAEDEPLEIPRMDNTVLMREVFWAARGDFAFAAREYERAFSIAQMQGRAPAGSFGAAAQTRDLALLARWREQLVCAGLDISRDWEEIRLGPADEFARPSTILDPLVIEAQATRPDGARVTQRVRLYGRLGRFSRARDASFQGTLRKDSKSRDFVAMALGAIVLAAAGEPMPSEFRAITLCGGVDKASNSLKPSVRELPLPSQEDARTYLATLVSDLLSGENFYFFPIEAAEMCLKEPKKGAPPRDLQQTVVDIRDNDFGSCASDYGPIRNARRFEPPDDEQIRQILARRYVPIAAIFETGRRRK; translated from the coding sequence GTGGACGAATCGCAAATGCTCCGGCTTCACTACTCGAATCGCCTCGACGCGCTAATCGATCCGCTCGCGGATGCGATCGCGCGGGCACAGCGAAACGACCCACTCGCACCGGTTCAGATTATCGTTCCGAATCGGGTCGTGGAGCGATTCATCAAGTTTCGTGTCGCCGAGCAAATCGGCGTCGCGGCGAATCTCCGCTTCCCTTTTCTGCGCAGTTTTCTTCGCCGGCTGATCGAAGAGGCAGAGCCCGAACTTCGAATTGTCGAAGGCGACCAGCTTCAGATCGTTATCTTCGAGGTACTGCGAGCGACGATTGGCGGCGGCGATGGCGGAATGAAGCCGGCGGCCGATTACATCAGAGCCGGCGCCGGAACTCCCGCCGATCTCGAGACGCGCGCGATACAGCTGAGCGGCAGAATCGCGTCGCTCTTTCGCGAGTACTCAATCTCGCGTGAGGCGGTGCTCGACGCATGGCGCCGGGGTGTTGCTGCGCCGTTCGCGGGCAGTGACGAGACCGGACAATGGCAACGCGAATTGTGGCGCGCGATTTTCGATGAGCACCGATGCCTGCGATCTCAATTCGTCGCGACTCCGGGCGATCATTGGATGATGCTGCCGGATGCGATCACCGTGGCCGATCCCCGTCGACTCGGCGAAGCCGGGCGCGGAACGATTCACATATTCGGCCTTGCCTACGTTGGCACTGCATTCGCGCGGATCTTCCGCCGTCTCGCGCAGGTGATGGACGTTGAGATTTACGCGCTCAACCCGTGCCTCGAGTTCTGGGAGGACCTCGACACTTCGCGCCGCGCGGTGCGCAATGACTGGGCGCGGCGTGGAGTTCGGCTCGGCGCCGCGCTCGATAATTCCGACGATCCGTTCAAGCTGCAGGACGCCGACACGCTCGCGCTTCAATATTGGGGTCGTCCGGGGCGCGAATATATCAGGCTCCTCAACGAGCTGACTGATTGTGAATTCGAGCCGCATTTTGTGGAAGCGAGCGAGGACTCGCTACTGCATCGCGTGCAAAACGACATCCTGCTGCGCAGCGCTCAATCCGAACCCGTGGCGACTGGTGTGGGCATGCGTGATGACGCATCGATCAGATTTCTCGCCTGTCCCAGCGTGCCGCGCGAAGTCGAGATCGTCGCGAATCGGATTTGGTCGCTCGTCAAAAGAGACGATCGCGGACTGCGATTCCACGAGATTGCCGTGATGATTCCTGAATTGTCGCGGGATTTGTATTTGCCGCACATCGAGGCCGTGTTTCAGCGGCTTCACGATTTGCCGATCGATATCGTCAGCCGCAGCTACGCCAGCCGCAGCCGCGTCGCCGAGGCGATCGAGCTGATGCTCGATTTGCCGCTTGGCCGCTTCTCGCGGGATCAGATGCTGCGCCTGATGACCCATCCTGCGATCGCGCGCCGCGGCGTCGAGTCGGGGAGCGAGCAGTGGCCGGCATGGACTCGCGCGCTCGGGGTTTACCTCGGCGCCGACGACGCCGATCTCGGCAACACTTATATTCGCGGCCTTTACCATTGGGACCAGGCGCTCAAACGGCTCGCGCTTGGAATTTTCATGGAGGAGCGGGCGGGCGATGAGCGGCTATTCGAAGCCGGCGAGTCCGCGCGTCTGCTGCCGCTGGATCTGCCGCAGGACGAAATCGAAAACGTGGCGCGGATGGCACGGGTGGCGCGCGGCCTCATCGCCGACGCGATTCGGATGCGCTCGGAGCGGATGCCGCTGCAAGAGTGGTCGAGGTTCTTGATCGAATTTATCGCGGCCTACGTTCCGCTCGGCGATGCCGACGACGAGAGCGTGCGTGCGCGATGTCTTGCCGCGATCGAGTCGATCGCGCATCACGAGCTTGCGACCGGGCCGGTATCGTATGAAGTCGCGCGCATCCTGGCTCGCGACCAAATCGCGACGGCAGAAGGCGAGGAGGCGCGGCTCAGCGGGCGCGGCGTTGCGGTCGGCTCGCTTGCGGTTTTGCAGTCGCTTCCGTTCAAGGTGATTTTTCTGCTGGGGCTCGGCGAGGGAATCTTCCCTGAGCGCGAGCGGCGCGATCCTCTCGATCTGCGCGGCGCGCGGCGGATGGCCGGCGACGTCTCGCCCGCCGATCGCGATCGCTACCTGTTCCTGCAGACAATCCTCGCCGCGCGCGAGCGGCTCGTGCTGTCTTATGCTTCGCGCGACGCACAGACGGGCGATCTGCTCGAGCCGTCCTCGGCAATTCGCGAGTTCCGCGAGATCCTGCGCTCGTATGTGGATGCGGAGACTTTGAAAACGCTCACGATCGATCATCGGGTGAGCAAGCACGACGAGAAATATTTTCCCGAACTCGCCGGAGCGATTGAGGACCGGCCGACGGTCGAGGGCGAGAGCTTCGACTCAGCGGCGCGCCGCGGCGCACGGATGGCGGCGCTGCGCCGCGATCTGATCGCGCACTGCGCGGGTGCTTCGCTCCCCGCCCGAGGCGCAACGGTTCTCTCCCGGTTTGATCCTGAACTCAGCGCCGCGCTTCGAGCGCAGCTGCGCCTGATTGAGCTGCCCACTCCTGCAGCGGCGGCGGGAACCGCGCCCGACGAACTGCGCATTCCGATCTCAGCGTTGCGGCAATTCCTCGAATGCCCGTTGCAGGGCGCCGCGCGCTACGCACTCGGAATGAAGGAAGATGAGAGCGAGGAAGCCGCCGAAGACGAGCCACTCGAAATCCCACGCATGGATAACACGGTCCTGATGCGCGAGGTTTTCTGGGCGGCGCGCGGCGACTTTGCCTTCGCCGCGCGCGAATACGAGCGCGCGTTCAGTATCGCGCAGATGCAAGGGCGCGCGCCCGCTGGATCGTTTGGCGCCGCTGCTCAGACTCGCGATCTTGCGCTGCTCGCGCGATGGCGCGAGCAACTCGTCTGCGCGGGCCTCGACATTTCCCGCGATTGGGAAGAAATCCGGCTCGGCCCGGCGGATGAGTTCGCGCGCCCGAGCACGATTCTCGATCCGCTAGTTATCGAGGCTCAAGCGACTCGACCCGACGGTGCCCGTGTCACTCAGCGTGTGCGCCTCTACGGAAGACTCGGGCGCTTCTCGCGAGCGCGCGACGCTTCATTCCAGGGCACGCTGCGCAAAGATAGCAAGTCTCGCGATTTCGTTGCGATGGCTCTGGGAGCGATCGTCCTTGCCGCAGCGGGCGAGCCGATGCCCTCCGAGTTTCGTGCAATCACCCTCTGCGGCGGCGTTGATAAGGCGAGCAATTCCCTCAAACCATCAGTCAGAGAGCTGCCGTTGCCGAGCCAGGAAGACGCGCGCACCTACCTTGCCACCCTGGTATCGGACTTGTTGAGCGGCGAGAACTTTTATTTCTTTCCGATCGAAGCGGCGGAGATGTGCCTCAAGGAACCGAAAAAAGGCGCGCCGCCGCGCGACCTGCAACAGACCGTCGTCGACATACGCGATAACGATTTCGGCTCGTGCGCTTCCGACTATGGACCGATTCGTAATGCGCGGCGCTTCGAGCCGCCCGACGACGAGCAAATCAGACAGATTCTCGCGCGACGATACGTTCCAATCGCGGCGATTTTCGAAACGGGAAGGCGCAGGAAGTGA
- a CDS encoding UvrD-helicase domain-containing protein — protein sequence MKALAYTQPRTVRNLALDRNAIIEASAGTGKTFTIEHLVARLLLETPASIDRILVVTFTEKATGELRSRIRGVLERILRGDEMHPESDAETIELGSAQLELLRRAVVAFDSAPIHTIHSFCRRVLSELAFGTGARFGLELVDGQRAFHEAMRAALRETLAREDEPRGLLETWLEDENRNLIKLEKLLYQAHQARCLEMDLPAVEGEALEPRVVRAFLPQITARLEQMKQERGTLDYADMLSRVRDALRGEVGPALVVAIRARYSHALIDEFQDTDDLQWEIFRRVFVESGGANPIFLIGDPKQSIYSFRGADVHAYVAARRELTHTIGVVPLVKNFRATGRMIEALNLILDQKAPEPFFSSATIDIAYDHPVECGKRELRASTAGNEIVPVVVVRLASDGTSAGKARHALGTFIADEIHALLKDPDRVIEVRDHGVAAKPVSPNEIFVLTRTTRESEEAGRYLRARGVPFAFYKQEGLFQTAEASDVLDVLAGVADPSRRSNRLRAWASPFFAIPFAELPRLLDVDPSHPLNDRLMQWKSLADAERFAELFDALLYASGVADRELLLSDSERELTNYQQIFEILLEQAAAKRLSLAELVELLDDYFHERALPPGSDRNVQRLESERAAVQIMTIHKAKGLEADVVFMFGGSHSGNDNEKQVWIYHQDETRRVAIGKAQKTAAKEPIDREAADEDRRLSYVAITRARLRMYLPFFPEGSLQRKANGYYQHLNRRLAQMGELPIANDREQALIAGVDIGGRVDHDDAAAVPDDNMFTSWRPPPALLEASFDKSASDLSALRGRRAGLRIESYTSLARGVRDVDVEDFKRDSEAEPGIVADDLVGGANVGVFLHEVIEQLDFESFEHSSGFDEWKARAEVRDLIERTMRLRQVLDPRWASRAQEIVFNTLCAPIEFGGQTVANGLRACDESREMEFTFPIPERAHPRFAAPSDGQWRTERGFVTGYVDFVFRQAGRIYFADWKSDLLDSYAPDAVERVVRGRYENQKLIYSIGVVRLLGIRDERDYESRFGGLLYVFLRGIARAGGRQGIYFHRPSWSEVCGYVSELGAKLGATA from the coding sequence GTGAAGGCGCTCGCGTACACGCAGCCTCGCACAGTGCGCAATCTGGCGCTCGATCGCAACGCGATAATCGAAGCGAGCGCCGGCACCGGCAAGACTTTTACTATCGAGCACCTCGTCGCGCGGCTGCTGCTCGAAACTCCGGCGTCGATCGATCGGATACTCGTTGTCACGTTCACTGAAAAAGCAACCGGCGAGTTGCGGAGCCGGATCCGCGGCGTGCTCGAACGGATTCTGCGCGGCGACGAGATGCACCCGGAGTCCGATGCCGAAACGATCGAGCTCGGCAGCGCGCAGCTCGAGCTCTTGCGCCGCGCTGTGGTCGCGTTCGATAGCGCGCCGATTCATACGATTCACAGTTTCTGTCGGCGCGTGCTGTCGGAACTGGCCTTCGGAACGGGCGCGCGTTTCGGGCTCGAACTCGTTGACGGTCAGCGCGCGTTTCACGAGGCGATGCGGGCGGCGCTGCGCGAGACGCTCGCGCGCGAAGATGAACCGCGCGGGCTGCTCGAGACCTGGCTCGAGGACGAAAATCGCAATCTGATCAAGCTCGAAAAGCTGCTCTATCAGGCGCATCAGGCGCGCTGTCTCGAAATGGATCTGCCGGCGGTTGAAGGCGAGGCGCTGGAGCCCCGCGTTGTCCGCGCGTTCCTGCCGCAAATTACGGCGCGCCTCGAGCAGATGAAACAGGAGCGTGGCACGCTTGACTACGCGGACATGCTTTCGCGCGTGCGCGATGCGCTGCGCGGCGAAGTGGGGCCGGCGCTGGTTGTGGCGATACGCGCGCGTTACAGCCACGCGCTGATCGACGAGTTCCAGGACACCGACGATCTGCAATGGGAGATTTTCCGGCGCGTGTTCGTTGAGAGCGGCGGCGCGAATCCCATATTCCTGATCGGCGATCCCAAGCAATCGATTTATTCGTTTCGCGGCGCCGATGTGCACGCGTACGTGGCGGCGCGCCGCGAGCTGACGCACACGATCGGCGTCGTGCCGCTGGTGAAAAACTTTCGCGCGACAGGGCGTATGATCGAGGCGCTCAATTTGATCCTCGATCAAAAAGCCCCCGAGCCGTTTTTTTCAAGCGCCACGATCGATATCGCATACGACCATCCGGTCGAATGCGGTAAACGCGAGCTGCGCGCGAGTACCGCAGGCAACGAGATCGTGCCGGTCGTCGTTGTGCGCCTGGCGTCGGACGGCACCAGCGCGGGAAAAGCCCGGCATGCGCTCGGCACCTTTATCGCCGATGAGATCCACGCCCTGCTGAAGGATCCTGACCGTGTGATCGAGGTTCGCGATCACGGTGTCGCCGCCAAGCCGGTCAGCCCCAACGAGATTTTCGTCCTGACGCGCACGACGCGAGAGAGCGAGGAGGCTGGAAGATACCTGCGCGCGCGCGGCGTGCCGTTTGCCTTCTACAAGCAGGAGGGATTGTTCCAGACCGCGGAGGCTTCCGACGTGCTCGATGTGCTGGCTGGAGTCGCCGATCCGTCGCGGCGCTCGAACCGCCTGCGCGCGTGGGCCTCGCCGTTTTTTGCAATACCCTTCGCGGAGCTGCCGCGGCTGCTCGATGTTGACCCGTCACATCCGCTGAACGATCGCCTGATGCAATGGAAATCGCTCGCCGATGCGGAGCGATTCGCGGAACTTTTCGACGCACTACTCTACGCAAGCGGCGTCGCCGATCGCGAACTCCTGCTATCTGATAGTGAGCGGGAGCTCACCAACTACCAGCAGATCTTCGAGATCCTCCTGGAGCAGGCCGCTGCGAAGCGGCTCTCGCTCGCCGAGCTGGTGGAGCTGCTCGACGATTATTTCCACGAGCGCGCGCTGCCTCCCGGCAGTGATCGAAACGTGCAGCGCCTGGAGAGCGAGCGCGCCGCTGTTCAGATCATGACGATTCACAAGGCCAAGGGCCTCGAAGCCGACGTGGTGTTCATGTTTGGCGGCTCTCATTCCGGCAATGACAACGAGAAGCAAGTCTGGATCTATCACCAGGACGAAACCCGTCGTGTGGCGATCGGAAAAGCGCAAAAGACCGCCGCGAAAGAGCCGATCGATCGCGAGGCGGCTGACGAAGATCGGCGGCTGTCATATGTGGCGATTACGCGGGCGCGGCTGCGAATGTACCTGCCGTTTTTCCCCGAAGGATCGCTGCAGCGCAAGGCGAACGGCTACTATCAGCATCTGAATAGGCGTCTGGCGCAGATGGGAGAGCTTCCGATTGCTAACGATCGCGAGCAGGCGCTGATTGCGGGCGTCGATATCGGTGGCAGGGTCGATCATGACGACGCGGCCGCGGTGCCAGACGACAATATGTTTACAAGCTGGCGGCCGCCACCGGCTCTGCTCGAGGCGAGCTTTGACAAATCAGCTTCGGATCTGAGCGCGCTGCGGGGAAGGCGCGCGGGGCTCAGGATCGAATCCTACACCTCGCTCGCGCGCGGCGTCCGCGACGTCGACGTCGAGGATTTCAAACGCGATAGCGAAGCGGAGCCGGGAATCGTCGCTGACGATCTCGTAGGCGGCGCGAACGTCGGCGTTTTTCTGCACGAAGTGATCGAGCAGCTCGACTTTGAGAGCTTCGAGCATTCGAGCGGGTTCGATGAATGGAAAGCGCGGGCGGAGGTTCGCGACTTGATCGAGCGCACTATGAGGCTCCGCCAGGTCCTCGATCCGCGATGGGCATCGCGCGCCCAGGAGATCGTGTTCAACACGCTCTGCGCGCCGATCGAGTTTGGCGGACAGACCGTCGCTAATGGACTGCGCGCGTGTGACGAATCGCGCGAGATGGAATTCACGTTCCCGATCCCCGAGCGGGCGCATCCGCGGTTTGCCGCGCCAAGCGACGGCCAGTGGCGAACCGAGCGCGGCTTCGTCACGGGCTACGTCGATTTCGTTTTTCGTCAGGCGGGCCGAATCTATTTTGCCGACTGGAAAAGCGATCTGCTGGATTCGTATGCGCCTGATGCGGTCGAGCGCGTCGTGCGCGGGCGCTACGAAAATCAGAAGCTCATCTATTCGATCGGCGTCGTGCGCCTGCTCGGTATCCGCGACGAGCGCGATTACGAGAGCCGTTTCGGCGGCCTGCTTTACGTCTTCCTTCGCGGCATCGCACGCGCGGGCGGCAGGCAGGGCATCTATTTTCACCGGCCGAGTTGGAGCGAAGTCTGCGGCTATGTGAGCGAACTGGGCGCGAAGTTGGGAGCGACAGCATGA